Proteins co-encoded in one Tiliqua scincoides isolate rTilSci1 chromosome 12, rTilSci1.hap2, whole genome shotgun sequence genomic window:
- the C12HXorf65 gene encoding uncharacterized protein CXorf65 homolog, with amino-acid sequence MFICIKHGDNQQFLANINCSVLLLMHYLRDKVGLERTDPIDLCEENGTLKLLFLVKFPEDNASKFLTPRGTYYVCKVERGAPGTKQENSYRAFRPIFKYPPSDLLDSLRNQCDFLEKSRLKMLKSQDGKKPPTMESLLSSMAGQVVGRSSGKAGAGASSSLDEEGMPRKITSAAKARLEASRKDKHR; translated from the exons ATGTTTATCTGCATTAAGCATGGAG ACAACCAGCAGTTCCTGGCCAATATCAACTGCTCGGTCTTGCTCCTAATGCATTACCTGCGTGACAAGGTGGGCCTGGAGAGGACAG ATCCTATTGACCTGTGTGAAGAGAATGGGACCCTGAAGCTGCTTTTCCTTGTCAAGTTCCCCGAAGACAACGCCAGCAAGTTCCTCACCCCCCGGGGCACTTACTACGTATGTAAGGTGGAACGTGGTGCCCCAG GGACCAAACAGGAAAACAGCTACCGGGCTTTCCGTCCAATATTCAAGTACCCTCCCTCAGATTTGTTGG ACTCCCTGCGCAACCAGTGTGACTTCCTGGAGAAGAGCCGTCTCAAGATGCTCAAAAGTCAAGATGGCAAGAAGCCCCCAACCATGGAGTCCCTCCTGTCAAGTATGGCAGGCCAGGTGGTG gggagaagcagcGGGAAGGCTGGAGCAGGTGCATCAAGCAGCCTTGATGAAGAGGGCATGCCCCGGAAGATCACCTCTGCTGCCAAGGCTCGACTGGAAGCCAGCAGGAAGGACAAGCATCGCTAA
- the LOC136663066 gene encoding sestrin-3-like isoform X2, whose translation MILCPPSTERPRGKQCQRLQAKMSTSDKERTPQLLFVKALASRGRLEAITQQMGYHPQYLDSFLRMQHYLLHMDGPLPFDCRHYIAVMAAARHRCRYLVNLHVLQFLRVGGDPQWLRGLDYIPPKLRKLSEINKILAHRPWLVSKEHIEKLLKTSEQSWSLAELVHAVVLLAHYHALASFAFGCGCEQEACPEGRGLVKLALPGSLCFCEAGNGGSQELLHLNRKRSLDSCVELDSLRERIHRLQVESEAREEMRPPDRDEDLSCYVQDPNFGYQDFAQRDEDQPQIFRVQDYSWEDHGFSLVNRLYSDIGHLLDEKFRKVDGLQSCAMAKRQGCEHAAFKRGVWNYVHCTFGIRYDDYDYAEVNHLLERILKLYIKTVTCSPEKMNPEMFERFWKQFKHSEKVHVNLLILEARLQAELLYALRAITHYMVS comes from the exons ATGATCCTCTGCCCCCCGAGCACGGAGCGCCCCCGCGGAAAGCAGTGCCAGAGGCTGCAG GCGAAGATGAGCACGAGTGACAAGGAGCGGACCCCCCAGTTGCTCTTTGTGAAAGCCCTGGCCAGCAGGGGGCGCCTTGAGGCCATCACGCAACAGATGGGGTACCACCCACAGTATCTGGATAGCTTCCTCCGAATGCAACATTACCTGCTGCACATGGACGGCCCATTGCCCTTTGACTGTCGTCACTACATTGCTGTCATG GCAGCTGCCCGACACCGCTGTCGGTACTTGGTCAATCTGCATGTGCTGCAGTTCCTGCGGGTAGGAGGTGACCCCCAGTGGCTGAGAGGGCTGGACTACATCCCCCCGAAACTCCGCAAGCTCAGCGAGATCAACAAGATCCTGGCGCACCGGCCGTGGCTGGTCAGCAAGGAGCATATCGAG AAGCTGCTAAAGACCAGTGAGCAGAGCTGGTCCCTGGCGGAGCTCGTCCACGCCGTCGTGCTCCTGGCCCACTACCACGCACTTGCTAGCTTTGCGTTCGGCTGTGGCTGCGAACAGGAGGCGTGTCCAGAGGGGCGGGGCCTGGTGAAGCTGGCCCTCCCGGGGAGCCTCTGCTTCTGTGAAGCTGGCaacgggggcagccaggagctGCTGCACCTCAACCGCAAGCGG tccctggATTCCTGTGTGGAGCTGGACTCCCTCCGAGAGCGCATCCACAGGCTACAGGTGGAGAGTGAGGCCCGGGAAGAAATGCGGCCCCCAGACAGGGATGAAG ATCTCTCTTGCTACGTCCAGGACCCCAATTTTGGGTACCAGGACTTTGCTCAGCGTGACGAGGACCAACCCCAGATATTCCGTGTGCAG GACTATTCCTGGGAGGACCATGGCTTCTCTCTGGTGAACCGGCTCTACTCTGACATCGGGCACCTGCTGGATGAGAAGTTTCGGAAGGTGGACGGCCTCCAGAGCTGTGCCATGGCCAAGCGGCAGGGCTGTGAACACGCCGCCTTCAAGCGTGGCGTCTGGAACTACGTGCACTGCACTTTCGGCATCAG GTATGATGACTATGACTATGCAGAGGTGAATCACCTCCTGGAGAGGATACTGAAACTCTACATAAAAACTGTGACCTGCTCTCCAGAGAAGATGAACCCAGAGATGTTTGAGCGCTTCTGGAAGCAGTTCAAGCACAGTGAAAAG GTCCACGTGAACCTCCTCATCCTGGAAGCGCGCCTGCAGGCAGAGCTGCTGTATGCCCTCCGCGCCATCACGCACTACATGGTGTCCTAG
- the LOC136663066 gene encoding sestrin-3-like isoform X1: MILCPPSTERPRGKQCQRLQAKMSTSDKERTPQLLFVKALASRGRLEAITQQMGYHPQYLDSFLRMQHYLLHMDGPLPFDCRHYIAVMAAARHRCRYLVNLHVLQFLRVGGDPQWLRGLDYIPPKLRKLSEINKILAHRPWLVSKEHIEKLLKTSEQSWSLAELVHAVVLLAHYHALASFAFGCGCEQEACPEGRGLVKLALPGSLCFCEAGNGGSQELLHLNRKRSLDSCVELDSLRERIHRLQVESEAREEMRPPDRDEGLDREISGTADLSCYVQDPNFGYQDFAQRDEDQPQIFRVQDYSWEDHGFSLVNRLYSDIGHLLDEKFRKVDGLQSCAMAKRQGCEHAAFKRGVWNYVHCTFGIRYDDYDYAEVNHLLERILKLYIKTVTCSPEKMNPEMFERFWKQFKHSEKVHVNLLILEARLQAELLYALRAITHYMVS, translated from the exons ATGATCCTCTGCCCCCCGAGCACGGAGCGCCCCCGCGGAAAGCAGTGCCAGAGGCTGCAG GCGAAGATGAGCACGAGTGACAAGGAGCGGACCCCCCAGTTGCTCTTTGTGAAAGCCCTGGCCAGCAGGGGGCGCCTTGAGGCCATCACGCAACAGATGGGGTACCACCCACAGTATCTGGATAGCTTCCTCCGAATGCAACATTACCTGCTGCACATGGACGGCCCATTGCCCTTTGACTGTCGTCACTACATTGCTGTCATG GCAGCTGCCCGACACCGCTGTCGGTACTTGGTCAATCTGCATGTGCTGCAGTTCCTGCGGGTAGGAGGTGACCCCCAGTGGCTGAGAGGGCTGGACTACATCCCCCCGAAACTCCGCAAGCTCAGCGAGATCAACAAGATCCTGGCGCACCGGCCGTGGCTGGTCAGCAAGGAGCATATCGAG AAGCTGCTAAAGACCAGTGAGCAGAGCTGGTCCCTGGCGGAGCTCGTCCACGCCGTCGTGCTCCTGGCCCACTACCACGCACTTGCTAGCTTTGCGTTCGGCTGTGGCTGCGAACAGGAGGCGTGTCCAGAGGGGCGGGGCCTGGTGAAGCTGGCCCTCCCGGGGAGCCTCTGCTTCTGTGAAGCTGGCaacgggggcagccaggagctGCTGCACCTCAACCGCAAGCGG tccctggATTCCTGTGTGGAGCTGGACTCCCTCCGAGAGCGCATCCACAGGCTACAGGTGGAGAGTGAGGCCCGGGAAGAAATGCGGCCCCCAGACAGGGATGAAG GCCTTGACAGGGAAATTTCTGGCACTGCAGATCTCTCTTGCTACGTCCAGGACCCCAATTTTGGGTACCAGGACTTTGCTCAGCGTGACGAGGACCAACCCCAGATATTCCGTGTGCAG GACTATTCCTGGGAGGACCATGGCTTCTCTCTGGTGAACCGGCTCTACTCTGACATCGGGCACCTGCTGGATGAGAAGTTTCGGAAGGTGGACGGCCTCCAGAGCTGTGCCATGGCCAAGCGGCAGGGCTGTGAACACGCCGCCTTCAAGCGTGGCGTCTGGAACTACGTGCACTGCACTTTCGGCATCAG GTATGATGACTATGACTATGCAGAGGTGAATCACCTCCTGGAGAGGATACTGAAACTCTACATAAAAACTGTGACCTGCTCTCCAGAGAAGATGAACCCAGAGATGTTTGAGCGCTTCTGGAAGCAGTTCAAGCACAGTGAAAAG GTCCACGTGAACCTCCTCATCCTGGAAGCGCGCCTGCAGGCAGAGCTGCTGTATGCCCTCCGCGCCATCACGCACTACATGGTGTCCTAG